A DNA window from Pseudomonas resinovorans NBRC 106553 contains the following coding sequences:
- a CDS encoding IS3 family transposase (programmed frameshift) — protein sequence MSNQRYPEEFKIEAVKQVTERGLPVAEVAARLGMSVHSLYAWIKRYGKPQAQRQQDDDQQAELRRLRAELKRVTEERDIPKKGRRVLCQGVRLKYAFISKLSVEYPVRRLCQTLKVHPSGYYAWLTEPKSVRAKEDQRLLGLIKHAWLESGGVYGYRKIHDDLRELGESCGRHRVARLMRGEGLRSQTGYRRRPGYYGGRPTVASPNRLERQFNVSEPNKVWVTDITYIRTYEGWLYLAVVLDLFSRQVIGWSMKPRMCSDLAIDALLMAVWRRKPKQEVMIHSDQGSQFSSSDWQSFLKANNLISSMSRRGNCHDNAVAESFFQLLKRERIRRKTYGTREEARSDVFDYIEMFYNPKRRHSSAMQLSPVEFEKRYFQSLESV from the exons ATGAGCAACCAGCGTTACCCCGAAGAATTCAAAATCGAAGCGGTCAAACAAGTGACCGAGCGCGGCCTCCCCGTAGCCGAGGTGGCAGCGCGGTTAGGCATGTCGGTGCATAGCCTGTATGCCTGGATCAAGCGCTACGGCAAGCCCCAGGCGCAGCGGCAGCAAGACGACGATCAGCAGGCCGAACTGCGTCGTCTGCGCGCCGAACTCAAGCGAGTGACCGAAGAGCGAGACATCC CTAAAAAAGGCCGCCGCGTACTTTGCCAAGGAGTCCGGCTGAAGTACGCCTTCATCAGCAAGCTGTCGGTGGAGTACCCGGTTCGACGTCTCTGCCAGACCCTGAAAGTGCATCCCAGCGGTTACTACGCCTGGCTGACCGAGCCGAAATCCGTACGCGCCAAGGAAGATCAGCGCCTACTCGGGTTGATCAAACATGCCTGGCTGGAAAGCGGTGGGGTCTACGGCTATCGCAAGATTCACGACGACCTGCGTGAGCTGGGGGAGTCCTGTGGCCGGCACCGCGTGGCTCGCCTGATGCGAGGAGAAGGGCTGCGCTCACAGACCGGCTATCGGCGGCGCCCCGGCTATTACGGCGGCCGGCCAACGGTGGCTTCGCCCAATCGCCTGGAGCGGCAATTCAACGTTAGTGAACCGAACAAGGTCTGGGTCACCGACATCACCTACATCCGCACCTATGAAGGCTGGCTGTATTTGGCGGTGGTGCTGGATCTGTTTTCACGCCAGGTGATCGGCTGGTCGATGAAGCCACGGATGTGCAGCGACCTGGCTATCGATGCCCTGTTGATGGCGGTGTGGCGGCGCAAGCCCAAGCAGGAAGTGATGATCCACTCCGACCAGGGCAGCCAGTTCAGCAGCTCGGACTGGCAGAGCTTCCTCAAGGCCAACAACCTGATCAGCAGCATGAGTCGACGCGGTAACTGCCACGACAACGCGGTGGCGGAAAGCTTTTTCCAGTTGCTGAAGCGGGAACGCATCCGACGAAAAACCTACGGCACCCGCGAAGAAGCCCGGAGTGATGTGTTCGATTACATCGAGATGTTTTATAACCCCAAACGCCGGCACAGCAGCGCTATGCAGCTATCGCCAGTGGAGTTTGAAAAGCGTTATTTCCAGAGCTTGGAGAGTGTCTAG
- a CDS encoding BRO family protein — translation MHDAYTPVVFYHHSLRLRAVMVDNQPWFVAHDFARLIGLPDAVPLLPALEPHEQQTLCLGYTQDFHEEVTVISDIGAYRALFQFGKPKHGEVGRWLNAVLVPTLHDYHRVPDAAPRRENLSFEGRLIGVVRWQGEVWVAWRDLPAFMASGKEVSV, via the coding sequence ATGCACGACGCATATACCCCTGTCGTTTTCTATCACCACTCCCTCCGCCTGCGCGCAGTGATGGTCGACAACCAGCCCTGGTTCGTCGCCCATGACTTCGCGCGGTTGATCGGCCTTCCCGATGCCGTCCCTTTGCTTCCGGCCCTGGAGCCCCACGAGCAGCAAACCCTCTGCCTCGGCTACACCCAGGACTTCCATGAAGAGGTCACCGTCATCAGCGATATCGGCGCGTACCGGGCGCTGTTCCAATTCGGTAAGCCAAAGCACGGCGAGGTGGGCCGCTGGCTGAACGCCGTGCTGGTGCCGACGCTGCATGACTACCACCGGGTACCTGATGCGGCGCCGCGTCGGGAGAACCTGAGCTTTGAGGGTCGGCTGATTGGTGTCGTGCGCTGGCAGGGTGAGGTGTGGGTGGCCTGGCGGGATTTGCCGGCCTTTATGGCGAGCGGCAAGGAGGTGTCGGTATGA
- a CDS encoding Atu4866 domain-containing protein: MAQPSGDQNKYVGMWVTADGRIRHELLPGGRYDEARGSQKSAYQGRYWLEGDHIQYVDDTGFTADGEFRNNVLYHAGMVLYPER, from the coding sequence ATGGCACAGCCATCCGGAGACCAGAACAAGTACGTTGGCATGTGGGTGACCGCCGACGGTCGTATTCGCCATGAGTTGTTGCCTGGCGGACGTTATGACGAGGCCCGTGGGTCGCAGAAAAGTGCCTACCAAGGACGTTACTGGCTTGAAGGCGACCATATCCAGTACGTCGACGATACAGGCTTCACTGCAGACGGCGAGTTCCGAAACAACGTGCTGTATCACGCCGGGATGGTCCTCTATCCAGAGCGTTGA
- a CDS encoding GlxA family transcriptional regulator has protein sequence MKTSFESVLKSKNLAHLDKARREGLTPQVRRVSFILREHFSMMAFTGAVDALVTANLMSSSPVFDVQVVGGDGNLVVSDLGISISTDCTLTALDEKCQDILVVCGGFRVRLEGDAQLRTKLRSADAAGAVLGGLWNGAYFLAEAGLLDGHDCAFHPDGRAMMSELFPKVKVTSHAQVLDRRRISCAGANSSLGMMLEVVRHSAGDELVSAVEEVLSCDKMQEVVDVSVVSIDFDPTLPETLKLALELMHSNIEDPIEIDEIARYVGISRRHLERLFRRHVKATPPRYYLELRLTRARQLLQHTNKSLIEIAVASGFVTLPHFQRCFRTMFDMAPGQFRKRNHFKV, from the coding sequence ATGAAAACGTCCTTCGAGAGTGTTCTCAAAAGCAAGAACCTGGCGCACCTGGACAAGGCGCGTCGGGAAGGCCTGACGCCCCAGGTGCGTCGGGTGTCCTTCATCCTGCGCGAGCACTTCTCGATGATGGCCTTCACCGGTGCGGTGGATGCGCTGGTCACGGCCAATCTCATGAGTTCGTCCCCGGTGTTCGACGTCCAGGTCGTGGGGGGCGACGGCAACCTCGTGGTGAGCGACCTGGGCATTTCCATTTCCACCGACTGCACGCTCACGGCGCTGGATGAAAAGTGCCAGGACATCCTGGTGGTCTGTGGCGGTTTTCGCGTTCGGCTGGAGGGCGATGCGCAGCTGCGGACGAAGCTGCGCTCGGCCGATGCCGCCGGCGCCGTGCTGGGTGGGCTCTGGAACGGCGCCTACTTCCTGGCCGAGGCCGGCTTGCTGGATGGCCATGACTGCGCGTTCCATCCGGACGGCCGCGCGATGATGAGCGAGCTGTTTCCCAAGGTGAAGGTGACCAGTCACGCCCAGGTGCTCGACCGCAGGCGGATCAGTTGCGCCGGCGCCAACAGCTCCCTGGGCATGATGCTGGAAGTGGTGCGCCACAGCGCTGGCGACGAACTGGTGAGCGCCGTGGAAGAGGTGCTCAGCTGCGACAAGATGCAGGAAGTCGTCGACGTGTCCGTGGTCTCCATCGACTTCGACCCGACGCTGCCGGAGACCCTCAAGCTCGCGCTGGAACTGATGCACAGCAACATCGAGGACCCCATCGAGATCGACGAGATCGCACGCTACGTGGGTATCTCCAGACGGCACCTGGAGCGCCTGTTCAGGCGCCACGTGAAGGCGACGCCGCCGCGCTACTACCTCGAGCTGCGACTGACCCGCGCGCGCCAGCTGCTGCAGCACACCAACAAATCGCTGATCGAGATCGCGGTGGCGAGCGGCTTCGTGACGCTCCCGCATTTCCAGCGCTGCTTCCGCACCATGTTCGATATGGCGCCGGGGCAGTTCCGCAAACGCAACCACTTCAAGGTCTGA
- a CDS encoding AraC family transcriptional regulator: MKVNDLDVEIARRRAELAKTIQRFAPEYGVYQTAIPPLHFIRSDAPTDTIHTVHKPGLCIIAQGRKEVRLWNESYVYDPLNYLVVSVTLPLAGQVIEASSEHPYLCIRLDIDPAEIAQLIADSSPIGIPGHGANRGLYLDKIDTSLLDAMLRLVRLLDTPADIPALAPLALREIFYRLLKGQQGQRLHEIVIADSQTHRVTRAIEWLNRHYAKPLHIKELASYVNLSTSTLHHRFKSVTAMSPLQYQKQLRLQEARRLMISEGLDVSTAGFRVGYESLSQFSREYSRMFGAAPSKDIAKIRSTA, encoded by the coding sequence ATGAAGGTGAACGACCTGGACGTGGAAATTGCCCGACGCAGAGCAGAGCTGGCCAAAACCATACAGCGCTTCGCTCCCGAGTACGGCGTGTACCAGACGGCTATCCCTCCGCTTCACTTCATCCGCAGCGATGCTCCAACCGATACGATCCACACGGTCCACAAACCAGGTTTATGCATCATCGCCCAAGGCCGCAAGGAGGTAAGGCTGTGGAACGAAAGCTATGTCTACGATCCGCTGAATTACCTCGTTGTATCGGTCACTTTGCCGCTGGCAGGCCAAGTCATTGAGGCATCTTCAGAACATCCGTATCTGTGTATACGACTGGACATCGACCCTGCCGAGATCGCGCAGCTTATTGCGGACAGCAGCCCTATTGGCATTCCAGGCCACGGGGCAAACCGAGGGCTGTACCTCGACAAGATCGACACATCGCTGCTGGACGCCATGCTGCGTCTGGTCCGACTTCTCGATACGCCAGCAGATATCCCCGCATTAGCCCCTCTGGCACTTCGGGAAATTTTCTATCGCCTGCTCAAAGGCCAACAGGGCCAGCGGCTGCATGAGATTGTGATCGCGGACAGTCAGACCCACCGGGTTACCAGGGCGATTGAATGGCTCAACCGACACTACGCAAAGCCTCTGCACATCAAAGAGCTCGCCAGCTACGTGAATTTGAGCACCTCAACCCTTCATCATCGCTTCAAATCCGTTACCGCCATGAGTCCCCTGCAGTACCAAAAACAACTGCGATTACAGGAAGCGCGCCGTTTGATGATTTCAGAGGGATTGGATGTCTCCACGGCGGGCTTCAGGGTGGGTTACGAGAGTCTTTCGCAGTTCAGCCGAGAATACAGTCGGATGTTTGGTGCAGCTCCCAGCAAAGACATCGCAAAAATTCGGTCGACTGCGTAG
- a CDS encoding AzlD domain-containing protein → MSDLTLWGLFLAAGLGTFAMRLSFVELYGRLRIPALLKQALLYVPASVLAALVLPAVIFPSGQHDIALDNPQIPAAIVAALLAWLTRNAALTLAAGMLTLWGLKYLGW, encoded by the coding sequence ATGAGCGACCTGACCTTGTGGGGGCTGTTCCTGGCCGCAGGCCTGGGCACCTTCGCAATGCGCCTCTCGTTCGTCGAACTCTACGGCCGCCTGCGGATTCCGGCGCTTCTCAAGCAAGCCTTGCTCTATGTGCCGGCGAGCGTGCTGGCCGCGCTGGTGCTGCCCGCCGTGATCTTCCCCAGTGGGCAGCACGACATCGCCCTGGACAACCCGCAGATCCCCGCGGCCATCGTCGCCGCCTTGCTCGCCTGGCTTACCCGCAATGCCGCGCTGACGCTCGCGGCCGGCATGCTCACGCTCTGGGGGCTCAAGTACCTCGGCTGGTAG
- a CDS encoding AzlC family ABC transporter permease, giving the protein MPYPTRTQAFWAGVRTLIPLTPGVVPFGLVAGVMAIDLGMSPGMTMAMTLLFYSGSAQMAALQLLQNGVLPLAIVLTALIINLRFVMYSASLAPFLHHLPRRWTWPLSYMLSDQSYAICILKLSSGELGRFAHFYYAGTALTMWLSWQISVLAGVYLGASIPGSWSLSFAIPLSFLAILVPSIRTAASLGAAVVGGVVAVLAIDMPYNLGLVTASIAGIVAGVLIENARRGAQAATAATAASVSEREAP; this is encoded by the coding sequence ATGCCGTACCCGACTCGAACGCAAGCCTTCTGGGCGGGCGTTCGCACACTGATTCCACTGACGCCCGGCGTGGTGCCGTTCGGGCTGGTCGCGGGAGTCATGGCCATCGACCTGGGCATGTCCCCTGGCATGACGATGGCCATGACCCTGCTGTTCTACTCGGGCTCGGCCCAGATGGCCGCGCTGCAGCTGCTGCAGAACGGCGTGCTGCCGTTGGCGATCGTACTGACCGCCCTGATCATCAACCTGCGTTTCGTGATGTACAGCGCGTCGCTCGCGCCCTTCCTGCATCACTTGCCCCGGCGCTGGACCTGGCCGCTGTCCTACATGCTGTCCGACCAGTCGTATGCCATCTGCATTCTCAAGCTGTCGTCGGGGGAGCTGGGGCGCTTCGCCCACTTCTACTACGCCGGCACGGCACTGACCATGTGGTTGTCCTGGCAGATATCGGTACTGGCCGGGGTCTACCTGGGCGCCAGCATCCCCGGTTCCTGGTCGCTGAGCTTCGCGATACCGCTGTCCTTCCTGGCGATCCTGGTGCCGTCCATCCGCACGGCGGCAAGCCTGGGGGCCGCCGTGGTGGGTGGCGTGGTGGCGGTCCTGGCGATCGACATGCCCTACAACCTCGGGCTGGTCACCGCTTCCATCGCCGGCATCGTGGCCGGGGTGCTGATCGAGAACGCGCGACGCGGCGCGCAGGCCGCCACGGCCGCCACGGCCGCAAGCGTCAGCGAAAGGGAGGCGCCATGA
- a CDS encoding SDR family oxidoreductase, with the protein MNNIEQKVVVITGASSGIGEATARLLAGKGARVVLGARRTDRLEALADEIRAAGGIADVLPLDVTSLDDMQSFIDFAVELHGRVDVLVNNAGVMPLSKLEALKVNEWNQMIDVNIRGVLHGIAATLPLMQQQRSGQIINIASIGAYAVSPTAAVYCATKYAVRAISEGLRQEVGGDIRVTVIAPGVTESELADSISDEGGRAEMQEFRKIAIPAVAIARAIAYAVEQPADVDVSELIVRPTASPF; encoded by the coding sequence ATGAACAATATCGAACAGAAAGTCGTCGTCATTACCGGTGCCAGCAGCGGCATTGGCGAGGCAACCGCCCGCCTTCTCGCCGGCAAAGGCGCTCGGGTTGTATTGGGGGCTCGCCGTACCGATCGCCTCGAGGCCTTGGCAGACGAAATTCGTGCCGCTGGCGGTATCGCCGATGTGCTGCCACTGGATGTAACCAGCCTGGATGACATGCAATCGTTCATCGACTTTGCCGTGGAGCTTCACGGCCGCGTGGACGTACTGGTCAATAACGCCGGGGTCATGCCGCTGTCCAAGTTGGAGGCCCTGAAGGTCAACGAATGGAACCAGATGATCGATGTGAACATTCGCGGAGTGCTGCACGGCATTGCAGCGACCCTGCCCCTTATGCAGCAACAACGATCGGGGCAGATCATCAACATCGCATCGATCGGCGCCTATGCCGTAAGCCCTACCGCTGCCGTGTATTGCGCGACTAAATATGCTGTGCGCGCCATATCCGAAGGGCTTCGTCAGGAAGTAGGTGGCGACATTCGCGTCACAGTCATCGCTCCCGGTGTCACCGAGTCCGAGTTGGCTGACAGCATTTCCGATGAAGGTGGGCGCGCGGAAATGCAAGAGTTCCGCAAGATCGCCATTCCCGCCGTAGCCATTGCTCGCGCCATCGCCTACGCCGTCGAGCAGCCTGCTGATGTGGACGTCAGCGAATTGATCGTCCGTCCCACCGCGAGCCCTTTCTGA